Genomic window (Eriocheir sinensis breed Jianghai 21 chromosome 57, ASM2467909v1, whole genome shotgun sequence):
aagagCCGGCAGCCCAggcgtgtggtggtgatggcgctgAGTGTGTCCGCCTCGTCGTCGGTGATGTGCGTGTCGGGCACCAACACGCTGCTCCTCACCGTCACGTCGGCCTGATGCAGCTCCTGGATGAAGGCTTCCCATCCTCTCAACTCCAGCGTGGCCCCGGGGAAGTTCAAGGCCGAGAATCTGTTACGAATACAAGACTCCACTTATGTGATTGGGTACATTTCTTCCCGTCATCCTTCGCACCGATAGGTATCAGCATTTTCTGAGgtatactaaaaaaaaaggatatttgTTGACCTGTCTGTGCCGGGTGCCCTCTCTGTAACAGCTTACCGACCCGTTTCCCCATTCATCTGTTACAACTAATATATAATGTGTTACCCTTTCTTCGGTGGCTTGAGGGCCGCCACAATCTTCCCGGCTGCCCCCGCGAGCTGGTCCGTCACCCCGGAGAGGACGAGGCTGACGCTGGGGGCGGTGGCGGGCAGGCGGCTCACGGCGCTGGGAGTCACGGCGGCCACGGGGACATGCAGCTCTGGAAGGACGGTGATGTCACGAGGCTGACCTACTGCACTTCACCATTCATAATTAACAATCATCACgcatgctctcctcctcctcctactactactactgctgttactgctgctgctgctgctgctgcttcttttACTACAGTAGCGCCTACTATACAGCTATACTACAACTGACAAGGAAAAGCCTCGCCAGCACCACCAGCCCACCGACCACTCCCCTACCCTTCAGCGAACACTCACCGATAGTCTGGAGGCTCGGGAGGTCGGACAGGGCCTTTGCGAGGGCTGGCAGGAGACTGCGTGCATGGTCACTGCCCGCCACTACCAGGTACAACTGCTGCAGACCTCGAGGGAGAAGCTTTAGGTGTCCATCGTCCAGGTGGCCGATGAACATCCACAAGTCACTCCTGAAACAATGCATGGATCCTTATGTGGCCGCTCCGGCAGGCTCCCctccgccaacacacacacacacacgacagcatGCAGTGACTGCACAGAGCCAATTAAGTACATAGGTGGGGACAACTCACCTTGGGATGTGGCGCAGGAGGTGAGCTGAGGCCGAAGCGGCGTGCTGGTGGGGGTGTCTGAAGTGGTAAACCAGGTTGAGATGACGTACGATGTGGCCGGCGAGACCCCGCTCCAGGTCGTCCACGTTGGCTGGCTCCCGCGTTAGGTGGACGCGCACCTTCCGCGGCGGCAGGCGCGGTAGCAGCACGGAGGCGGCGTTCACCGTGCCGTCCAGGACATAGATGATCTCGTCCTCGTGGAAGACGTTGAGGTTTTGCACCACGCGCTGCACAGCGACGTCGTGGGCCCCGGTGTCGGCCAGCAGGAACAGCCACTCGTCATTCTTCTTCACCCCAGATTGGCGCAACAGGTCCACGGCCTCCTGCATGGCCGTGGCCACGGTGCCCCTCTGCCGCGTCAGCAACCCAAGAAGATGAATCAGCATGTTCCTCAGCTGGTCCAAGCGAGGGTCCTGTCCCGCTGAGCTGACCTGCAGAACACGCTTTATGGCACCCTCCCTATATTGATCGAGCTGTTCTGCGATGTGTTTGGCACCAAAAAAGTCCTGCAGGCCCTTGTGCGGGTGGCAGTAGCTCTCCGTCACCACTCCGAAGCTCACCTCCCGCCGCAGATTGTAGAAAGCTGGCAACACCTCCTCGGGGTCCAAATCCTGCTTGATGCACTCGTCGCGCAGGCCCCGCAGGTCCTCGTCGCTGAGGTAGACGCGGCCCTGCAGCAGCCCCTTCAGCGCTACTTTGTACATCACACTCAACACTCCCGCTACCCCGCCCTGACGGAACACTCTAGCGCGCCCTGCCTGGGAGGCCGCACCAAGCCTGTCCTGCAGCTTCTGCTCACACCACATGTGGATAAACTGGTACAGCTCAGACTGAGTGATGGTGACGGACACTTTGTCGGGATCGTAAAAGAACAAGGTGGCAAGGAACAGCAGGTTGATGGGCAGCCGAAACAGTTCCCTGGAGCCAATGTGTTGCATTACTCGTCTGAGGGCGGCGGTGTTGGCGGCGGTATTGGCGCCCCCGGTGACCCAGGCGTAGTGCCGCACCACTAGCTCTGTTCTCTCTGTGTGGTCGATGCCCAGCATCTTAACGTGGGACACATGGAAGTTGGCTCGCGCCCGCGTCTTCATGTCCGGCACACTCTCTGGCCGCGAGGTACACACGATGGTGAAAGTGGTGGCCGCCGTCTCGCCGAGGATGTCCGTCACCAGCTGACGGGAGACGTCGTTCCTCTCGTCCAAACCGTCAATGAGAATCAGGACGCGACACTTTTTGAGTAGAGGCAGCAAGAGGTGGCCGTACCGGAAATACGACTCGTGCAGCAGCACCTTCAGGAAGTCCCTAAGTGAGGAGCTGTTCTGGTCCCGGCACACCACCCATAGCAATTGGTCGTATAGCTGCAGTCCCTGCACGCGGCGGTCACACGGACGCTCGAGCCACTGGTTCAGTAGGAACGTGGCCAGTGTGGTTTTGCCGCTCCCCGCCTCACCTTCCACCACCAGAATGTGTGGCCGCGCCGAACCCCCCGACGCGGACGCGCCCGCATCGTCACACAGATGCAGCATCTCCAGGTAAGGAATCTCATTGACCTCCCCTTGGCGTGCCGTCCTCTTCTCCTCGGCGAGAATGATGTCACAAAAAATATTGCTTACCTCCACTCTCTGGCCTTGGACGCCACTCAGGAAGTGGAGGGGGTCAATGTACCGTGCACTATCCAGCCTGGTCCTTAATTCTTTGTCTGTTTCCTGTTTGAGGAGCGGCAGCAACATCGTCGTTGATCTTTGTAAAATCTCGTCCTCCCCAAGGTTTTCCGCCCGGATGTCCTTCACAGTGTCCAGCATAGCGTCCTCCTTGGCCTGGTACTCGGCATCGTCCCTGGCGTAACGGTCCTTCGTGGCCTTCAAGGAACTAACGAAGAGCAGAATCAGATCGGCCACTTCTTTTAGGAAGTCTGCCTCTGTAAAGGGTTGGTGCTCGTGCACCACTTCATTTCTGGTGTCCTTTATCTTTGTGACATAGTACTCCAGATCCCAAGGCTGCACGAGGGTTTTTGAGTTCCACATATCGGGATTATTTTTAACCGGGTGCAGACTCGCCACGTTTTCACAGGAAATTTTGATGGCCTTATGCAGCAGTGTTATGTCAAATGTTGTGCATGTCGTGTCATTTATTATCTGTGTCTGGTCAGTAGAGTTGAAGCATTTGGATTTTTTCGCCACCTTGGCATAGTTGGCTGTGGATCCCTGTGGAAGATTCTGAAGGTATTGCTCCAGTGTGTCGGAGGGCGCCTTGCCTGCCGTCCCGCATAGAAGAGTGTAGGTCATCACCTGCTGGCCGGCAGTCTCCAGTATGTGCAGCAGCTTGAGGCGGAAGCACTGGCTTGCCGTGATGGCCGCCATCCCTGCAGACCACGTACTGGCTCACTCGGGCTGCTGGACGAGGGTTTGGGTTATACTCAACCAAGAACCTAATTTCTGCTTGACTATACTGCCTGAAGCAATGTGCAACCCAAAGTAGCTTTGGTTTGCACTGTAAATCAACACCTTCGGCTGTCGAACGTCTATTTTTGGTACTGTATAAACACAAAAGAGGCTCTTCGCGCAGTGCGGTGGACGATGTTGAGAGACGATATTGTTGGCAGTTGCCAAAGGGTCCCGCAGAGTTTATTGTtatgcccccccccaccccacccccaaacCACGAACCCGGGGAGGCAGACGGCGTAGTTAAACACAGGGTAGTGAAGGCCAGAACAGCTCGAGACCCGCTTCTTCAGGAATGCCACACACGCGCGGGCCGGAACACGAGGAGATCGAGGGAGGTCAGattggaggagcagaaggaaaggcACGGCAAACACTGGT
Coding sequences:
- the LOC126984698 gene encoding uncharacterized protein LOC126984698, giving the protein MAAITASQCFRLKLLHILETAGQQVMTYTLLCGTAGKAPSDTLEQYLQNLPQGSTANYAKVAKKSKCFNSTDQTQIINDTTCTTFDITLLHKAIKISCENVASLHPVKNNPDMWNSKTLVQPWDLEYYVTKIKDTRNEVVHEHQPFTEADFLKEVADLILLFVSSLKATKDRYARDDAEYQAKEDAMLDTVKDIRAENLGEDEILQRSTTMLLPLLKQETDKELRTRLDSARYIDPLHFLSGVQGQRVEVSNIFCDIILAEEKRTARQGEVNEIPYLEMLHLCDDAGASASGGSARPHILVVEGEAGSGKTTLATFLLNQWLERPCDRRVQGLQLYDQLLWVVCRDQNSSSLRDFLKVLLHESYFRYGHLLLPLLKKCRVLILIDGLDERNDVSRQLVTDILGETAATTFTIVCTSRPESVPDMKTRARANFHVSHVKMLGIDHTERTELVVRHYAWVTGGANTAANTAALRRVMQHIGSRELFRLPINLLFLATLFFYDPDKVSVTITQSELYQFIHMWCEQKLQDRLGAASQAGRARVFRQGGVAGVLSVMYKVALKGLLQGRVYLSDEDLRGLRDECIKQDLDPEEVLPAFYNLRREVSFGVVTESYCHPHKGLQDFFGAKHIAEQLDQYREGAIKRVLQVSSAGQDPRLDQLRNMLIHLLGLLTRQRGTVATAMQEAVDLLRQSGVKKNDEWLFLLADTGAHDVAVQRVVQNLNVFHEDEIIYVLDGTVNAASVLLPRLPPRKVRVHLTREPANVDDLERGLAGHIVRHLNLVYHFRHPHQHAASASAHLLRHIPRSDLWMFIGHLDDGHLKLLPRGLQQLYLVVAGSDHARSLLPALAKALSDLPSLQTIELHVPVAAVTPSAVSRLPATAPSVSLVLSGVTDQLAGAAGKIVAALKPPKKGFSALNFPGATLELRGWEAFIQELHQADVTVRSSVLVPDTHITDDEADTLSAITTTRLGCRLFRRGERAMWP